From Mesorhizobium sp. Pch-S:
GCTGGTATTGTCGAGGTAGGACACGATTGAGGATGTGGCCGCCTCGAGATTGGCATGCGCCATCATGACCCCCTTGGGATCACCCGTGGAGCCGGACGTGTAGAGGATTGTCGCGAGATCATCCTCTTGCCGACGATCGTCGATCACCGACATCGGCACGGCGAGGAGGGCATCTGCGAAAAGGGCCGCGTCTGGCAGCGCGGTGTGCGGTTCCGTCAACAGAACATGGAGCGGTGCAGCAAATTGCTGCACGGCGTCGGCAACGACGGGGGCCAGCCTGCCTTGCGCGATGACGGCGGCGGGCCGGCAATTGTTGAGAAGGAAGGCGATACGCCCAGCCTTTGCCGACGGATTGACCGGCACGAGTACAGCGGCCGATATCCACACTGCAAAGATGGAAAGCGCAGCCTCAAGGCCATTTTCCATGAAGACCAGGACGCGATCGCCGCGACGCACGCCGGCGCCGGCAAGTGCCGCGGCGAGACGTTCCGCCGATTGATTGAATTCGGCGTAGCTTATCCGCCGGTCACCACAGACCAGCGCCGTCTTCCGGCCTGCATCGGCTGCACGTGCGCGAAGATGACCTTCAAGACGCATCTCGCAGCTAGCCCTCAGTTGGCCCGTTTGCTGTCGACGTAAGCGAGGATGCGGGCGATCGAGTCGAGATTGGCAGGAACGATCTCGCGGTCCTCCACCTTGAAGCCAAACTCCTTCTCGATGTAGCCGACCAGTTCGAGGATGCCTGTGGAATCGACCAGGTCGTTGTCGATCAGCGACATGTCGTCTGGCAGCGGCTGGTTGTCGTCGCCAAACAGGAAGTTCTCGATGATGAAGGCGCGGATCGCCGTTTTGGTGTCGTCTGCCATGATCTCTGTCCCGGTGTTTCCCATCATTCGGTCTTCGTGGAGAACGTGTCCAGCCAGAGCTGGGTCGAAACGATGCCGATAAAGGCGGTGTCGTCCCGGAAGCTGGCCGTCTCCTGATGCAAGACCTTGTTTTTCAGTTTTTCGACTGCCGCCGCGTTGAAGAAACCACCCCTGGCAACAGCATCTCCGGAGAGCGCGTCGGCGAGGTAGCCAGGCGGCGTTGCGGCAAAGGCCTGGCTGTCCGGAGCGCGATACGGCTGTTTGGGCCGCTCGATGATTGCCTCGGGAACCAGACCTTTCGCGGCCTGCTTGAGGATATGCTTTTCCCGTAGCCCATGCAGCTTCATGTCCGGCGACAGGCCGGCCGCAAAGTCGATGACACGCGGATCCAGGAACGGGAACCGGCCCTCCACGCTGTTTGCCATCATGACCCGGTCGCCCTGGGCGGAGAGGATGTAGCCCGGCAGCAGGAACGACGTTTCCAGATATTGAGCCTGGTGCAATGGATGCCAGCGGGAAAAGTCCGCCGGCAGCATGGAAGCAAGTTCCGCGGTTGCATCATAATCGCCGAGTTCCCGCTTGAGTTCGGGCGAGAAGAACAGCTTGGCTGCACTCGTCGAACGGAAGCGCGGCCGATGTGAATAGAGGAGATCGTCGACACGATCGTCCCCGGCGCCGAAGAAGCGGGCCAGATATTCCGGCGATTGCCGCTGCAGGCCAGGCAGATAGGGATAGAGCCGCTGGAAGAGCAGCGGCCGCCATTGCGAATTGGGCTGGCGACCGCAGAAGCGACGCAGCTTCGCTTCGCGGAAGATGTCGTAACCGGCAAACAACTCGTCTGCACCTTCGCCGGTGAGCACCGCCTTGATGCCGTTTTCGTGCACCAGCGCGGAAAGCTTGGCGAGCGGCGCCGGCGCTGTGCGCAGGATCGGCCGTTCGACATGACGGATGACGGATGGAAACAATTGCGAGATATCGCCAGCGGTGCAGCGGACTGTGGTGTGTTCCACGCCGAGTGCCGTAGCCATCAAGGCCTGCCACCTGCTCTCGTCATGCTCTTCGCTGTCGAAGCCGAGGGAAAAGGTGCTGAGCCGTTCCGGCTGCGCGCGAGCGGCGAGTGTCGACACGAGAGAGGAATCCAGGCCACCGGACAGATAGGAACCGACGGGAACATCGGCGCGAAGGCGAATGCGGGTGGCATCGTCGAGCAACGCCCGCAGTTCTTCGACCGCGTCGGGTCGCGGCCGGACATGACCGGCATCTGGATAGCTCTGCTGCCACCAGGCGCGTTGGTCGATGCGCCCCTCTTTTACGATCATCAGGTGACCAGGCGGCAATTCCGAAATGCCCTGGAATGCCGTGCGGGGTGCAAGCGGCGCCCACAGGGTGAAGATCTGGTCGAGCGCGAACGGATCGAGACTGGCCTCGATGCCCGGTACGGTGAGCAGTGCCTTGATCTCTGAAGCAAAGAACAGCGTGTCGCCGCGCTGGGTATGAAACAGCGGGCGCACGCCCATGCGATCGCGGGCCAGCACCATGCATCTTTGCCGCGTGTCCCACAGCGCAAAGGCAAAGTCCCCATTGAGATCGTCGAGGCAGTCCAGGCCCTTCTCGGCGTAAAGATGCAGGATGACCTCGGTGTCCGACTGCGTGCGGAACTTCCGGCCTCTGGCAATCAGCTCGTTGCGCAACTCGACATAGTTGAAGATCTCGCCATTGTAGGAAATCACCAGATAGTCGGATGGGTCCGACATCGGCTGGTGGCCATCGCTGAGACCGACGATCGACAGCCGTCGATGCGCCAGCCCGGCTTCGCCATCGATATGGATGCCACTGTCGTCCGGACCCCGATGAGAGAGTTTGCTCGCCATGCGAGCCAGCAGCGCCTTGGCCTCAGCCGGCGCTACACCCTTTCCGAAATACCCCGCCACCCCACACATCAGGCCACCGTCATGTGAAACGGTCGCCAATCAAGCGTGTCCAACCTTCTCCGGCAAGACCGTTGACGAAGGCCTGTCCGCTGGTGAAGGCCTCGATCAATTTCGGGTCGCGAGAATGAACGATGGTGGATGCGGCATGCACGAATGCGATCTTGCGTCCCATCATGGCGCCGAGAAGCGCAGGCTGCGTACGTCCGCGCAACGCTGGCATGTTCCGGGAGTCGGCATGACGCATCATCCGGTCGATCACCAGTCCTTCGCGACCGGGCAGTGAGAGAACCTGGACGACGCGACCGAGACGCCCCCTGTCGCCATAGTAGAGAAACAGGCCGATTGGCGCGCCGTTCGAGCGGGCGCGAACAACCCGCAGCACTCTTTCACCGTGGATGACCTTCTGGCGAGCCTCCGCCAGCATATAGCGCAGGCGTTCGGCATCCCACTGCGGCCGCAGCGCGAACTGGCGCAGGAATGTCGGGATGATCTCGGCGGCTTCGTCCTCGCTGGCGTCGGCATCGATGAACGCGTCCGCACGACTGGCTTCCGGAACGTAGCCATACCAGTCCGACTTGGCGCGCTGCGCCAGGGCGTCGAAGGGTCGGAGTAGAGGCGTGAGAAGTCTTGCCCCAGGCACACGCTTCGCGACGCTGTCAGCAACAAAGGAAACCGGGCGCAGGATACGCAGCCATTCGAGGCTGTAGTCCGGCAGGATATGCCCGTTCACCTTTTGCCACAAAGCAGTCGACAGGTCGTTCGAGGTTTCGGTGAAGGAGAGATCCTGTGGGCCGGAGAGGACATCCCGCAACAGGCGGGCACCGGCGAAGGGGTCGTCCTCGCGGGCATCCACCATGAAGGTGCCGCAGACGGCTGCGCGCAGCGTCCTGCCGGCATGCTCCATCGCGAGCGGGAAGATGCCGAAGAAGCCACTCACGCTACCGTCGTCACGCACATGGACCTTGGAGGCCAGTTCGGGGTCGTAGTTCGGGCCTTCGAGGAACAGCGTCTTCAGATAGTCGGCGAGGGCACGCGGATCCACACCGTTGCTGCGCAGCAGTCGCTGGAAAAGCGCAGCGACAGCCGGCAGATCCTGAGCCGTTACCGGTCTGATCTCAGGCATGCTTGTCGCCTCGGCCAATCCTGAACACGTCCACGCTTCCAATCTCGAACACAGCTTTACGTATGGGCAGCGTCGTATCAGCAACTTCTAACCAAATGATTGGCGGCGCCATAGTTTGGAAGAAGATGTGAAGCTTGGCGAACAGATGCTTAAGACGTCTCAAGAAGAGCGTTCGTCAGAAGCCCCCCGGCATCTGCGCTCGATGCTGCCTTCAGATCACCGGCTGCGACGAAGCGTCTGCGACGGTGTTTCACCATATCTGCGGCGATAGGCAGCTGCAGCGCGGCCGAGATGCCCCAGTCCGGCCTGGCCGGCCAGGTCGGTCACGGATTGTCCGTTTTGCGGACCGGTCAGCAGCGAATGGAAGTGGTCGAGGCGCAGGGTCTCGACCATCTGCAGCAGCGTCGTTCGATTGTGGCGGCGAACCGTCTCCTGCAGCGTGCGCAGGCTGACGTCGACTGCAAGGGCGATGTCGCCCACACTGAAGTCACGTTCGATGTTGGCACGGATCCAATCCTGGGCCCGACCGACCGTGGACGACGTCGCTACCGGGGCAGGGGCATCGAGCACCGCCCGGTGCGAATGAGCAAGCGAGGAAAGCAGAAGCGAGGACAGGCTTTCACCAAGTCTCGCCAGATAGGTGCCGAACGCGGCATTGCCGTTCTCGATGCTCTCCAGCATCAGGCCGACATGATCGAGAGCCAGCCGCCCGGCAAGGCTCGACAGGTCGACGGCCGTCTCGAATTCGACCTTGTCGATGGCGCGGTCGGCCAGTTCGGTGCATTGCCGTTGCATGACCTCCCGTTCGATCAGCACGATCAGCTTGGCGCAGCCGTCGGACCAACGCATGCGGGTCGGCAGCGTTGGCGACAGCAGCGAGGCGGTCTGGCCCGGATTTGCCAGCGCCGTGGTGGTGCCGCAGTGCACTTCGGCCGACCCGGCGAGCGGTATCTGCAGCAGGAAGAAGGAGGAGAGTTCGCCGGGGTCGATCTCGACTTCCGAGCCGTAGCCGACGAAATTCAGCGAATAGCCACGCTGGCGCGAAGCGCGATGAACAGCGTGAAAGCCTGCGGCGCTGGCGTGGCGGGGCGACAGGAAGTGCGGGCAGAAGATACGGCCGATCTCCTGGCGCGCTTCCTCCGGTGAAAACGTGTCCACCAGGGCGTGCCGAGCGAGCGGCGATCTCAGATTGACTGCGTCCATGCCGGCAGCCTTCCCATTCGCACCATGTGGCCGCGTATTCTGGATAGTCTTTGCGCGTATTGGATTGCGGCCGCGGCGCTTCCACCTCACCCTCAATCTAGTTGAAGTCTAAAAGAAACGCGAGTCCGCCATAGAGATGGGCAACGCGTCGGGACGGGAATGCCTGGAGGAGATCATGACGTCCGCGCCTTTCATCGCCGGCATGCGCAAGGTCGCAGGCGCCGTTTCCGTGATCACCACCACCGGCAGCGATGGAGAGCAGCGCGGCCTCACGGCGACGGCGATCTGTTCGCTGTCGGCCGAGCCGCCATCGCTGATCGCCTGCGTCAACCGCAAGACCTGGGTGGCGCAGTTCGTGCCGGATTCAGGCGTGTTCGCGGTCAATGTGCTGTCGCATCTGCAGGAAGACGTGGCGCGTACCTTCGCCGGCCAGACCGACCTCGCAGCGGGCGACAGGTTCGGCGTCGGTGATTGGCATTCCGGAGTGACGGGTGTGCCGGTCGTGCGTGGCGCCCTGGCCGCGTTCGAATGTCGATTGGCACAGGTCGTCGAGCACGCCACCCATGTGATCCTGATCGGTCACGTGGTGGAGACTGTGCTCGGGGATGGGCAATCGCTGGTCTATGTCGAGGGCGGCTTCTCGGCGGTGGGACATGTCCGGTCAGCAGCCTGAACCGGCGGGACGAAACGAATCGGGAGGAAATCGATGAAGGGTTTGAACGGAAAAACGGCGATCATTTCGGGCGGCGCGACGCTGATCGGCGAAGGCTGCGCTGCGGTTCTTGCTGGCTACGGCGTCAACGTCATCATCGCCGATATCAATGAAGCGGATGGCGAAGCGGTGGCCGGCCGGATCGGCGCCAAGGCCAGTTTCATCCGCACCGACATCACCAGCGACGAAGACATCAAGGCGCTGGTCGAAACGACGGTGAAACGCCATGGCCGTCTCGACTTCCTGGTCAATGTCGCCGCCACCTATCTCGACAATGGCGCGGATACCACGCGCGCCGAATGGCTGAAGGCATTCGACGTCAATGTCATCGGGTCGGTGGTGCTGATGCAGGAGGCGCGTGCGCATCTGGCGAAAACCAAGGGGGCGATCGTCAATTTCGGTTCGATTTCGGCGCGTGTCGCCCAGGTCGGGCGCTGGGCCTATCCGGTTTCGAAGGCCGCGATCCTGCAATTGACCAGGAATCAGGCGCTCGATCTCGCCGCCGACGGCATCAGGGTCAACGCGGTGTCCCCAGGCTGGACCTGGAGCAACATCATGCGCCAGCTGTCCAACGACAACCGGCCGAAGACCGACGGTGTCGCCGCCCCCTTCCATCTGCTGAGGCGCACCGGCGATCCGGCCGAGGTGGCGGAAGCGGTGGCGTTCCTGCTTTCCGATGCGGCGAGTTTCATCACCGGCACCGATATCCGCGTTGACGGCGGTTACACGGCGATGGGGCCGGAACGCATCGACCCGGCCATTCCGCTGCTGATGGAATGAGCCCGGCACGTGCCGCAACGACAAGCAAGGGAGGGAACACGATGAGCAAGCGCATCACGATATTGGGAGGAGGACAGGCAGGCCTGCAGCTTGCCTGCGGCCTGCTTCAGCAGGGCGACTATGAGGTGAAGGTCGTCCAGAACCGTACGGCTGAGGACGTGCGCACCGGCAAGGTGCTGTCCAGCCAATGCATGTTCGATACCGCGCTGCAGAACGAGCGCGAGGTCGGCCTCAGTTTCTGGGAGAAGGAGTGCCCGACTGTCGATTCCATCAACTTCGTGGTGCCGTCACCCGATCAGCCCGGCGCCAAGGCGATCGACTGGAACGGCAAGCTCGACAAGCCGGCGCAAAGCGTCGACCAGCGTGTGAAAATCCCGGTCTGGATGAGCGAGTTCGAGCGGCGCGGCGGCACGCTGGAGATCAAGGAAGCGGGCATCGCCGATCTCGAGACCTATGCCGCATCGTCGGACCTCACCATCGTTGCGGCGGGCAAGGGTGATATCGCCAGGCTGTTCGAACGCGATGCCGAAAAATCCCCGTTCGACAAGCCGCAGCGCGCTTTGGCGCTGACCTACGTCCACGGCATGACGCCACGGCCGGAGCATTCGGCGGTCTGTTTCAACCTGATCCCCGGCGTCGGCGAATACTTCGTCTTCCCGGCTCTGACCAATTCCGGTGCCTGCGAGATCATGGTGCTGGAAGGCATCCCCGGCGGACCGATGGATTGCTGGAAGGATGTGAGTTCGCCGCAGGAGCATCTGGCGCGGTCGAAATGGATTCTCGACACGTT
This genomic window contains:
- a CDS encoding SDR family oxidoreductase, giving the protein MKGLNGKTAIISGGATLIGEGCAAVLAGYGVNVIIADINEADGEAVAGRIGAKASFIRTDITSDEDIKALVETTVKRHGRLDFLVNVAATYLDNGADTTRAEWLKAFDVNVIGSVVLMQEARAHLAKTKGAIVNFGSISARVAQVGRWAYPVSKAAILQLTRNQALDLAADGIRVNAVSPGWTWSNIMRQLSNDNRPKTDGVAAPFHLLRRTGDPAEVAEAVAFLLSDAASFITGTDIRVDGGYTAMGPERIDPAIPLLME
- a CDS encoding helix-turn-helix domain-containing protein is translated as MDAVNLRSPLARHALVDTFSPEEARQEIGRIFCPHFLSPRHASAAGFHAVHRASRQRGYSLNFVGYGSEVEIDPGELSSFFLLQIPLAGSAEVHCGTTTALANPGQTASLLSPTLPTRMRWSDGCAKLIVLIEREVMQRQCTELADRAIDKVEFETAVDLSSLAGRLALDHVGLMLESIENGNAAFGTYLARLGESLSSLLLSSLAHSHRAVLDAPAPVATSSTVGRAQDWIRANIERDFSVGDIALAVDVSLRTLQETVRRHNRTTLLQMVETLRLDHFHSLLTGPQNGQSVTDLAGQAGLGHLGRAAAAYRRRYGETPSQTLRRSR
- a CDS encoding acyl carrier protein, with translation MADDTKTAIRAFIIENFLFGDDNQPLPDDMSLIDNDLVDSTGILELVGYIEKEFGFKVEDREIVPANLDSIARILAYVDSKRAN
- the asnB gene encoding asparagine synthase (glutamine-hydrolyzing), which translates into the protein MCGVAGYFGKGVAPAEAKALLARMASKLSHRGPDDSGIHIDGEAGLAHRRLSIVGLSDGHQPMSDPSDYLVISYNGEIFNYVELRNELIARGRKFRTQSDTEVILHLYAEKGLDCLDDLNGDFAFALWDTRQRCMVLARDRMGVRPLFHTQRGDTLFFASEIKALLTVPGIEASLDPFALDQIFTLWAPLAPRTAFQGISELPPGHLMIVKEGRIDQRAWWQQSYPDAGHVRPRPDAVEELRALLDDATRIRLRADVPVGSYLSGGLDSSLVSTLAARAQPERLSTFSLGFDSEEHDESRWQALMATALGVEHTTVRCTAGDISQLFPSVIRHVERPILRTAPAPLAKLSALVHENGIKAVLTGEGADELFAGYDIFREAKLRRFCGRQPNSQWRPLLFQRLYPYLPGLQRQSPEYLARFFGAGDDRVDDLLYSHRPRFRSTSAAKLFFSPELKRELGDYDATAELASMLPADFSRWHPLHQAQYLETSFLLPGYILSAQGDRVMMANSVEGRFPFLDPRVIDFAAGLSPDMKLHGLREKHILKQAAKGLVPEAIIERPKQPYRAPDSQAFAATPPGYLADALSGDAVARGGFFNAAAVEKLKNKVLHQETASFRDDTAFIGIVSTQLWLDTFSTKTE
- a CDS encoding flavin reductase family protein, translating into MTSAPFIAGMRKVAGAVSVITTTGSDGEQRGLTATAICSLSAEPPSLIACVNRKTWVAQFVPDSGVFAVNVLSHLQEDVARTFAGQTDLAAGDRFGVGDWHSGVTGVPVVRGALAAFECRLAQVVEHATHVILIGHVVETVLGDGQSLVYVEGGFSAVGHVRSAA
- a CDS encoding styrene monooxygenase/indole monooxygenase family protein; translation: MSKRITILGGGQAGLQLACGLLQQGDYEVKVVQNRTAEDVRTGKVLSSQCMFDTALQNEREVGLSFWEKECPTVDSINFVVPSPDQPGAKAIDWNGKLDKPAQSVDQRVKIPVWMSEFERRGGTLEIKEAGIADLETYAASSDLTIVAAGKGDIARLFERDAEKSPFDKPQRALALTYVHGMTPRPEHSAVCFNLIPGVGEYFVFPALTNSGACEIMVLEGIPGGPMDCWKDVSSPQEHLARSKWILDTFLPWEADRCRNVELTDANGILSGAFPPTVRKPVGRLPSGRLVLGLADAVCLNDPITGQGSNNASKAARVYMDAILAHGDRPFDAAFMQATFDRYWQYAQYVVGWTNALLTPPPPHVLNIMGSAQAYPALAKRIANGFNNPPDLFPWFAVPEEADRYLQQLAA